In a single window of the Pseudopipra pipra isolate bDixPip1 chromosome 21, bDixPip1.hap1, whole genome shotgun sequence genome:
- the PEX12 gene encoding peroxisome assembly protein 12 encodes MAEVGAHLTAAPAGGDRPSVFEAVAQDSLMAAVKPALQHLVKVLAESNPARYGSVWHWFDEIYVLLDLLLQQHYLARCSASFSENFYSLKRIPMGEGTRQALATAGLPKRQHWKSLLLLVLVPYLKGKLEKLVSSLREEDEYSIHPPSSSWKRFYRAFLAAYPFVNMTWEGWFLIQQLCYILGKAQHHSPLLRLAGVRLVRLTAEDIQALEKKLSGATSSQTHSFTSRVQLALRKALGGIAFSLSTGLSVSVFFLQFLDWWYSSENQETIKSLTALPTPPPPVHLDHEPSSAQLPKLKTVCPLCRKIRCSTLSNCTPLRAERLLGASITPSYIPGIPAAAAPQ; translated from the exons ATGGCGGAGGTGGGCGCTCACCTCACGGCCGCCCCGGCCGGCGGGGACAGGCCGTCTGTGTTCGAAGCGGTGGCCCAGGACAGCCTGATGGCCGCCGTGAAACCCGCCCTGCAGCACCTGGTCAAG GTGCTTGCTGAGTCCAACCCTGCCCGCTACGGCTCCGTGTGGCACTGGTTTGATGAGATCTACGTCCTTctggatctgctgctccagcagcactacCTGGCCAGGTGCAGCGCCTCCTTCTCCGAGAACTTCTATAGCTTGAAGAGGATCCCGATGGGAGAGGGTACACGGCAGGCCCTGGCCACGGCTGGCCTGCCAAAGAGGCAGCACTGGaaatctctgctcctgctggttCTTGTTCCTTATCTGaaaggaaagctggagaaactGGTGTCCAGCCTGAGGGAGGAGGATGAGTACTCCATCCACCCTCCATCGTCATCCTGGAAGCGCTTCTACAGAGCCTTTCTAGCTGCCTACCCCTTTGTGAACATGACCTGGGAGGGCTGGTTTCTTATCCAGCAGCTGTGCTACATCCTCGGGAAAGCTCAGCATCATTCCCCCTTGCTGAGGCTGGCTGGGGTCCGCCTGGTCAGGCTGACTGCGGAGGACATCCAGGCCCTGGAGAAGAAATTGTCTGGAGCCACCTCAAGTCAGACACACAG CTTTACATCACGAGTGCAGCTGGCACTGAGAAAAGCTCTGGGTGGCATCGCCTTCTCCCTCTCCACCGGGCTGTCCGTCAGCGTGTTCTTCCTCCAGTTCCTGGACTGGTGGTACTCCTCAGAGAACCAGGAGACCATCAAGTCTCTGACAGCTCTCCCAACTCCTCCACCTCCTGTGCACCTGGACCAcgagcccagctcagctcagctgccCAAACTGAAGACCGTGTGCCCTCTGTGCCGCAAGATCCGCTGCAGCACCTTGTCAAACTGTACTCCCCTGAGAGCTGAAAGGCTGCTGGGAGCCTCCATCACCCCTTCTTACATCCCAGGAATTCCGGCCgctgcagctcctcagtga